A genomic segment from Perognathus longimembris pacificus isolate PPM17 chromosome 15, ASM2315922v1, whole genome shotgun sequence encodes:
- the Tpgs2 gene encoding tubulin polyglutamylase complex subunit 2 isoform X1, with the protein MEDASPLLLNNSKPHLEKLTLGVTRILESSPGVTEVMITEKSPAERHMISSWEQKNNCMMPEDVKNFYLMTNGFHMTWNVKLDEHIIPLGNMTINSISKLTQLNQSSMYSLPNSPTLADLEDDLQEANEDQPEKPHFDSRSVIFELDSCSGNGKVCLVYKNGKPGLIQDTEIWFLDRALYWHFLTDTFTAYYRLLITHLGLPQWQYAFTSYGISPQAKQWFSMYKPITYNTDLLTEDTDSFVNKLDPSKVFMSKDKALIPKKKGPTQPSGGQKGPSSTSTSKSSSGNAIRK; encoded by the exons aaTCTTCCCCAGGTGTGACAGAGGTGATGATCACAGAAAAATCACCTGCTGAACGTCATATGATTTCTTCATGGGAACAA AAAAATAATTGCATGATGCCTGAGGATGTGAAAAACTTTTACCTGATGACCAATGGCTTCCATATGACATGGAATGTGAAGCTAGACG AGCACATCATTCCATTGGGCAACATGACAATTAACAGCATCTCCAAACTGACTCAGCTCAACCAGTCTTCCATGTATTCACTTCCTAATTCACCAACTCTGGCAGATCTGGAGGATGATCTACAGGAAG CCAATGAAGACCAACCAGAAAAGCCTCACTTTGACTCTCGCAGTGTGATATTTGAGCTGGATTCATGCAGTGGGAATGGAAAGGTTTGCCTTGTTTACAAAAATGGGAAACCAG GATTAATACAAGATACTGAAATCTGGTTCCTGGACAGAGCATTATACTGGCATTTTCTCACAGATACCTTTACTGCATATTATCGCCTGCTCATCACCCACTTGGGCCTGCCGCAGTGGCAGTATGCCTTCACCAGCTATGGCATTAGCCCACAGGCCAAG CAATGGTTTAGCATGTACAAACCTATCACGTACAACACAGATCTGCTCACAGAAGACACCGACTCTTTTGTGAACAAGTTGGATCCCAGCAAAGTGTTTATGAGCAAGGACAAGGCCTTAATCCCCAAGAAGAAAGGACCTACGCAGCCTTCAGGTGGCCAGAAAGGACCCTCATCAACCTCTACCTCTAAATCCTCCTCAGGAAACGCCATCCGAAAATAA